One genomic region from Strix uralensis isolate ZFMK-TIS-50842 chromosome 19, bStrUra1, whole genome shotgun sequence encodes:
- the BPTF gene encoding nucleosome-remodeling factor subunit BPTF isoform X2 gives MRGRRGRPPKQQQPAAATAQASSPAPPAPAGPIGGLRSRQRGSSRGRWATSAQAETAGPKQKGAGAAQASSPATASPRGGSKRKGGSGSSSTPGGGGSSGKGRGRAGAGGAGGGGGGGSCNSQGRAASSRRSISKVVYDDHESEEEEESMVSEEEEEGDPEDNQDSEEEEEEEIMEEEDDDDSDYPEEMEDEDDASYCTESSFRSHSTYSSTPGRRRQRVHRPRSPILEEKDIPPLEFPKSSEDLMVPSEHIMNVIAIYEVLRNFGTVLRLSPFRFEDFCAALVSQEQCTLMAEMHIVLLKAVLREEDTSNTTFGPADLKDSVNSTLYFIDGMTWPEVLRVYCESDKEYHHVLPYQETEDYPYGPVENKIKVLQFLVDQFLTTNIAREELMSEGVIQYDDHCRVCHKLGDLLCCETCSAVYHLECVKPPLEEVPEDEWQCEVCVAHKVPGVTDCVAEIQKNKPYIRHEPIGYDRHRRKYWFLNRRIIIEEDSESEKDKKIWYYSTKIQLAELIECLDKDYWEADLCKTLEEMREEIHRHMDVTEDLTNKARGNNKSFLSAANDEILDIIRARKGEIVEDKNTADDEAEKAKSDIDNDQTDAERGKEESGDQDKTEETPTEQDAEKVKTEEATVVGDKSNSVTSSTDDSNTNPSAGETSCSEGKNAMGCQSETLDSNNVAEKKVASELPQELSEETGQMIPSNSSSASAAPLQSDVENSNSSELGSGQNDSIKTPDDAENAERGSQTSEDIGEKSNGERSDSPGAGKGTPGSTRMLTRLRNPDSKLSQMKSQQVAAAAHEANKLYKEGREVCAHLGKLKEVLVVNSQGEVSRMNTKKEVVMKGNINNYFKLGQEGKYRVYHNQYATNSFALNKHQHREDHDKRRHLSHKFCLTPAGEFKWNGSVHGSKVLTISTLRLTIIQLENNIPASFLHPNWASHRSNWIKAVQMCSKPREFALALAILECAIKPVVMLPIWRESLGHTRLRRMTAIEREEKEKVKKKERKQEEEETMQQATWVKYTFPVKHQVWKQKGEEYRVTGYGGWSWISKTHVHRFMPKLPGNTNANYRKLLPTKSEDEKCNLDKRKGPIKVKIEKDRTKDSHDLQAKDKADVSETLEKVQVKEEKSREEKVEVDTISESLDHAKDKVEKEIDGENDKIIKEEPMDVDDVKIESPIKDEDSHCKLDIINVSEGFHLRTCYKRKVKSSKLDGLLERRIKQFTLEEKQRLERMKLEASAKTVGIRSVSPQKNIDELQMRKVKEGSQFDMSSQDQTYISDKTQTEDAEQDCLPIPKTGELDESSLPLTSRLSKRESQLLDEGSSQSSEGESSIQNDSKENNPEPMTADKCQGQEALGESENSSVDGLKQTNAEGRIKWDVTERSEKPSKQKLPITRVSQRERENLEPVIAERSCRKDGLAVLEKTDSEGNSEQQSKDPENNCMIKSHIEPTSSQESEMEEETAPGKTESKSENKVIFHQKSVSKDLEPFKTELISEKNLESQTLEHMDGAEVDEDLLSSKVTEANGQKKGQELKVETGTINKYLDQTNRNSVTDKKNNKDEETETDLGKEKSAFQMNGKDSDVKVLSNDDCLVKDTCETKAGGDIEPKVNNINKSIPEHEIKPLSFKESPVKPFMNGDIMTEDTKDKNNLDPKSRLQSSPEFESGEGLQPPGEVPNYVQKTEEKQLYPERSAFVGTASTPAHTVCKENNLNNETESMETEAIEDKKSAPSPVTSCEESSLSSDFADQNGVQTYKMENINGESKTKTVITEVTTTTSTVSTESKTVFKVAETVASNDEKTTVVSSTENCAISTVTTTTTVTKLSTPATDSNVDVISVQEHSKTVVTTTVTDSLTTPEGTLVTSMTVSKEYSTKDKVKLMKFARPKKTRSGTALPSYRKFVTKSSKKSIFVLPNDDLKKLARKGGIREVPYFNYNAKPALDIWPYPSPRPTFGITWRYRLQTVKSLAGVSLMLRLLWACLKWDDMAAKAPPGGGTTRTETSETEITTTEIIKRRDVGPYGIRSEYCIRKIICPIGVPEAPKETPTPQRKGLRSSALRPKRPETPKQTGPVIIESWVAEEELELWEIRAFAERVEKEKAQAVEQQAKVSEQKKAEEFKAQLEAQLKHQRLAAQQKRLEQQKQIPAAGVAPAVTTASSTATTVSTPQKVVVGPLAGPVPTGTKVVLTTKVGSPATVTFQQNKNFHQTFATWVKQGQSSSATSTAATSATTIASTGQTFQISGSPVTMAGKVITKLPLPANSKIVAVNVPSTQGGVVQVQQKVLGIIPSTTGASQTFTSFQPRTATVTIRPNTTGTLGTTSTSQVVQGTPLRPGMTVIRTPLQQSTLGKTIIRTPVVVQQGQTQQVVTQIIRGQPVSTAVSSTSTASSSAGQKTVTSPGTPPQQIQPQTTSQPPRPQQGQVKLTMAQLTQLTQGQGGSQGLTVVIQGQGQTTGQLQLIPQGVTVIPGPGQQLMQAAMPNGTIQRFLFTPLPAAATTASTTTTTVSTSTSATGEQKQGLQAQPTSALPLTQPQSQSQPQAQPQGQNQSTQPVPLAQSQAPQPALQPETQTQPESQTPASVDSPVTPEAQSSKSPVQSPAQTQAQGQSPVQVQSQPQTAILPQGQSQVQPQQPAQVQTTTQQQIQMQPHAPIQIQAQLQQSQPQVQTSVSTLPTTQSLNQVPVQSPTRPQLQLQQPPTKVITVPQLQQQVQVLSQLQSHVVAQIQAQQGSVPQQIKLQLPIQIQQTSPVQAHQIQNVVTVQAASVQEQLQRVQQLREQQQKKKQQQIEIKREHALQASNQSDIIQKQVVMKQNAVIEHLKQKKTLTPAEREENQRMIVCNQVMKYILDKIDKEEKQAAKKRKREESVEQKRSKQNATKLSALLFKHKEQLKAEILKKRALLDKDLQIEVQEELKKDLTKIKKEKEKAQAAAAAAAAAAAAAAAAAAAPPPPPPPLPPPPPQQHAASVTSSSSTTVPMPVSSQKRKRDEEKDSSASKSKKKKMISTTSKETKKDTKLYCICKTPYDESKFYIGCDLCTNWYHGECVGITEKEAKKMDVYICNDCKRAQEGSSEELYCICRTPYDESQFYIGCDRCQNWYHGRCVGILQSEADLIDEYVCPQCQSTEDAMTVLSPLTDKDYEGLRRVLRSLQAHKMAWPFLEPVDPNDAPDYYGVIKEPMDLATMEERILKRYYKKVTEFVADMTKIFDNCRYYNPSDSPFYQCAEVLESFFVQKLKGFKASRSHNNKLQSTAS, from the exons GTAGGAGAAGACAAAGAGTGCATCGTCCTCGTTCTCCAATATTGGAAGAAAAAGATATCCCACCCTTGGAGTTTCCTAAATCCTCAGAGGACTTAATGGTGCCTAGTGAGCATATAATGAATGTTATTGCCATCTATGAGGTACTAAGGAACTTTGGCACTGTTTTACGCCTCTCTCCTTTTCGTTTTGAGGACTTCTGTGCTGCTCTGGTAAGTCAAGAGCAGTGCACACTTATGGCAGAGATGCATATAgtgcttttaaaagcagttttacgTGAAGAAGACACTTCAAATACTACCTTTGGACCTGCTGACCTCAAAGATAGCGTTAATTCCACTTTGTATTTCATAGATGGAATGACGTGGCCAGAGGTTCTGCGGGTATATTGTGAGAGTGACAAGGAATACCATCATGTTCTTCCTTACCAAGAGACAGAGGACTATCCTTATGGACCAGTAGAGAATAAAATCAAAGTTCTGCAGTTCTTAGTGGATCAGTTTCTTACAACAAACATTGCACGTGAAGAGTTAATGTCAGAAGGTGTTATTCAGTATGATGATCATTGTAGGGTTTGTCACAAACTTGGGGATTTGCTTTGCTGTGAAACTTGCTCAGCTGTGTACCATTTGGAGTGCGTGAAACCACCTCTTGAAGAGGTACCAGAAGATGAATGGCAGTGTGAGGTCTGCGTAGCACATAAGGTGCCTGGAGTAACTGACTGTGTTGCTGAAATCCAAAAAAATAAACCATACATTCGACATGAACCTATTGGATATGACAGGCATAGACGAAAATATTGGTTCCTGAACAGAAGAATCATAAT AGAGGAAGATTCAGAAAGTGAGAAGGATAAGAAAATCTGGTACTATAGCACAAAGATACAGCTGGCAGAGTTAATTGAATGCCTAGACAAAGATTACTGGGAAGCTGACCTATGCAAAACTCTGGAAGAAATGCGTGAAGAAATTCATCGGCACATGGATGTGACAGAAGACCTTACTAATAAAGCAAGGGGCAACAACAAGTCTTTCCTTTCTGCAGCAAACG ATGAAATCTTGGACATTATCAGagcaagaaaaggagaaatagtGGAAGACAAAAACACAGCAGATGATGAAGCAGAAAAGGCCAAAAGTGACATTGATAATGACCAGACAGATGCTGAGAGAGGCAAGGAAGAATCTGGAGACCAAGATAAAACTGAGGAAACACCCACTGAGCAAGATGCggaaaaagtgaaaacagaag AGGCAACAGTCGTTGGGGATAAAAGTAACTCTGTGACATCAAGCACTGATGACAGCAACACAAATCCTTCTGCAGGAGAGACTAGTTGCTCTGAAGGCAAGAACGCAATGGGGTGTCAGTCAGAAACCCTTGATAGCAACAACGTGGCAGAGAAGAAGGTGGCATCAGAGCTCCCTCAGGAACTCTCAG AAGAAACTGGTCAGATGATCCCTAGCAACAGTAGCAGTGCATCTGCTGCACCTCTACAGTCAGATGTTGAAAACAGCAACAGTAGTGAGTTGGGCTCTGGGCAGAATGACTCCATTAAGACACCTGATGATGCTGAAAATGCAGAGAGGGGATCCCAGACTTCAGAGGACatag GAGAGAAATCTAATGGCGAAAGAAGTGATTCTCCAGGCGCAGGAAAAGGCACGCCAGGTTCGACGCGAATGCTCACAAGATTACGAAATCCAGATAGCAAGTTGAGCCAGATGAAAAGCCAGCAggttgctgctgcagcacatgaAGCAAATAAGTTATATAAAGAAGGCAGAGAGGTTTGTGCACATCTTGGAAAACTCAAAGAA GTCCTGGTGGTCAACTCTCAAGGTGAAGTTTCCCGAATGAACACAAAGAAGGAAGTTGTGATGAAAGGAAATATCaacaattatttcaaattagGGCAAGAGGGGAAGTATCGTGTTTATCATAATCAGTATGCCACGAATTCATTCGCACTGAACAAGCACCAGCACAGGGAGGACCATGACAAGAGACGACATCTCTCACATAAATTCTGTCTGACTCCTGCTGGAGAGTTCAAATGGAATGGGTCTGTACATGGGTCCAAAGTTCTTACCATATCCACTTTGAGGCTAACTATTATTCAGCTAGAAAACAATATCCCAGCGTCGTTCCTTCACCCTAACTGGGCTTCCCACAG GTCTAACTGGATTAAGGCTGTTCAGATGTGCAGCAAACCTAGAGAATTTGCACTAGCGCTGGCTATATTGGAATGTGCAATTAAACCAGTTGTCATGCTGCCAATCTGGCGGGAATCGTTGGGGCACactag ATTACGCAGAATGACAGCaatagaaagagaagaaaaggagaaagtgaaaaaaaaagagagaaaacaagaagaagaagaaacaatgcAGCAAGCAACGTGGGTGAAATATACATTTCCTGTCAAGCATCAG gtTTGGAAGCAAAAAGGAGAGGAATATAGAGTAACAGGATATGGTGGCTGGAGCTGGATTAGTAAAACACATGTCCACAGGTTTATGCCCAAACTGCCTGGAAATACTAACGCAAATTACAGAAAGTTGCTACCAA CTAAGAGCGAAGATGAAAAATGCAACTTGGATAAACGAAAAGGTCCAATTAAGGTAAAAATAGAGAAAGACAGAACAAAGGATTCTCATGATCTGCAAGCAAAAGACAAAGCAGATGTTTCAGAAACCTTGGAGAAAGtacaagtgaaagaagaaaagtcaCGTGAAGAAAAAGTAGAAGTTGATACAATTTCTGAAAGCTTAGATCATGCAAAAGACAAAG TGGAAAAGGAAATTGATGGTGAAAATGATAAAATCATCAAGGAAGAACCTATGGATGTAGATGATGTGAAAATTGAGTCCCCCATAAAAGATGAGGATAGTCATTGTAAGCTGGATATAATCAATGTTAGTGAGGGATTTCATTTAAGGACTTGCtacaaaaggaaagtaaaatcaTCAAAATTAGATGGACTACTTGAGAGGCGAATAAAACAATTtacactggaagaaaaacaacGTCTAGAAAGGATGAAACTGGAGGCTAGTGCTAAAACTGTAGGCATTCGATCGGTGAGCCCCCAGAAAAACATAGATGAGCTACAAATGAGAAAAGTAAAAGAAGGAAGCCAGTTTGACATGTCTTCCCAAGATCAAACCTATATTTCAGATAAGACCCAAACGGAAGATGCAGAACAAGACTGCTTGCCGATCCCCAAAACTGGTGAGCTAGATGAATCCTCTTTGCCTTTGACAAGCAGGCTATCAAAAAGAGAAAGCCAGCTACTGGATGAAGGCTCATCTCAATCCTCTGAAGGTGAAAGCTCCATTCAGAATGATAGTAAAGAAAACAACCCTGAACCTATGACTGCTGATAAGTGTCAAGGACAAGAGGCTCTTGGAGAGTCTGAGAATTCCTCTGTGGATGGCTTGAAACAAACAAACGCAGAAGGTAGAATCAAATGGGATGTTACGGAAAGAAGCGAAAAACCTTCGAAACAAAAACTACCTATTACCAGAGTATCTCAGCGTGAACGTGAAAACTTAGAGCCAGTGATAGCTGAAAGAAGCTGTAGAAAAGATGGTCTGGCTGTTCTTGAAAAAACAGATTCAGAAGGGAATTCTGAACAGCAGAGCAAAGACCCAGAAAACAATTGTATGATAAAAAGCCATATTGAACCAACATCCTCTCAAGAAagtgaaatggaggaagaaacTGCTCCAGGAAAGACTGAAAGTAAATCTGAAAACAAGGTTATATTTCACCAAAAATCAGTTAGTAAAGATCTAGAACCGTTTAAAACAGAgctaatttctgaaaaaaatcttgaaagtcAAACTCTGGAACACATGGATGGGGCAGAAGTTGATGAGGATTTACTGAGCTCTAAAGTAACTGAGGCTAACGGTCAAAAGAAAGGTCAGGAACTGAAAGTGGAGACAGGTACCATAAACAAGTATCTTGATCAGACAAATCGAAATAGTGTTACTGacaaaaagaataataaagatgaagaaactgagacagacttaggaaaagaaaaatcagcatttcaaaTGAATGGAAAAGACAGTGATGTTAAAGTATTATCAAATGATGATTGCTTAGTTAAAGATACCTGTGAAACTAAGGCAGGGGGTGATATTGAACCAAAagttaataatattaataaatcCATTCCGGAACATGAAATAAAACCATTGAGTTTTAAGGAATCTCCAGTAAAACCATTCATGAATGGTGACATCATGACAGAGGACacaaaggacaaaaataatttggatCCTAAGTCACGTCTGCAGAGTTCACCTGAGTTTGAGTCTGGAGAGGGTCTTCAGCCCCCAGGTGAAGTTCCCAACTATgtacagaaaactgaagaaaaacagctttatcCTGAGAGATCGGCCTTTGTTGGCACTGCCTCCACGCCAGCGCATACGGTCTGTAAAGAAAATAACCTGAATAATGAAACAGAATCTATGGAAACTGAAGCAATTGAGGATAAGAAAAGTGCACCATCACCTGTAACCTCATGTGAGGAATCTAGCTTGAGTAGTGACTTTGCTGATCAGAACGGTGTACAGacatataaaatggaaaatattaatggagaaagtaaaacaaagacTGTTATTACAGAAGTGACTACCACAACATCAACAGTGTCTACAGAATCCAAAACTGTGTTTAAAGTTGCAGAGACTGTAGCTTCTAATGATGAGAAAACAACAGTAGTGTCATCTACAGAAAATTGTGCCATATCCACTGTAACTACCACCACTACTGTAACAAAGCTTAGCACTCCAGCTACAGACAGTAACGTTGATGTCATTTCTGTACAAGAGCACAGTAAAACAGTGGTTACGACAACAGTAACAGATTCACTGACCACCCCAGAAGGCACATTGGTGACTTCCATGACTGTCAGCAAAGAGTATTCTACAAAAGACAAAGTGAAGTTAATGAAATTTGCAAGACCCAAAAAAACTCGTTCTGGAACTGCCTTACCATCTTACAGAAAATTTGTTaccaaaagcagtaaaaaaagcatatttgtttTACCCAATGATGACTTAAAAAAGCTGGCCAGAAAAGGAGGGATCAGAGAAGTTCCCTATTTCAATTACAATGCAAAGCCTGCCTTGGATATCTGGCCATATCCATCCCCAAGGCCAACTTTTGGGATCACTTGGAG GTACCGACTTCAAACAGTAAAATCATTGGCTGGAGTGAGCCTTATGCTGCGATTATTGTGGGCATGTCTCAAATGGGATGATATGGCAGCAAAAGCTCCACCTGGGGGAGGAACTACACGTACAG AAACATCTGAAACTGAAATTACAACAACAGAAATAATCAAGCGAAGAGATGTTGGTCCATATGGAATCCGGTCAGAGTACTgtataagaaaaattatttgtccCATTGGTGTACCAGAGGCTCCGAAAG AAACTCCAACACCCCAGAGGAAGGGACTGCGATCAAGTGCACTAAGGCCAAAAAGGCCAGAAACACCCAAGCAAACGGGCCCTGTTATAATTGAAAGTTGGGTAGCAGAGGAGGAATTGGAACTATGGGAGATCAGGGCATTTGCTGAAAG GGTGGAGAAGGAAAAGGCACAGGCAGTTGAACAACAGGCTAAGGTTAGTGAACAGAAGAAGGCAGAGGAATTCAAGGCCCAATTGGAGGCTCAACTAAAACACCAACGATTGGCTGCCCAGCAG AAACGgctggagcagcagaagcagatcCCTGCAGCAGGCGTGGCCCCTGCAGTCACAacagccagcagcactgcaaCTACTGTCTCAACACCACAGAAAGTTGTGGTAGGCCCTTTAGCAGGCCCAGTGCCCACTGGAACTAAAGTAGTGCTTACTACAAAAGTGGGTTCCCCAGCTACAGTAACATTCCAACAGAACAAGAATTTTCATCAGACTTTTGCTACTTGGGTTAAACAAGGCCAGTCTTCATCAG CCACTAGCACAGCTGCCACTTCAGCCACAACCATTGCCAGCACAGGGCAGACCTTCCAGATCTCAGGCAGTCCAGTAACGATGGCAGGGAAAGTGATAACTAAGCTGCCACTCCCTGCAAACAGCAAGATTGTTGCCGTCAATGTGCCATCAACTCAAGGAG gtGTTGTTCAAGTTCAGCAAAAGGTATTGGGTATCATTCCGTCAACTACCGGTGCAAGTCAAACATTTACTTCATTCCAGCCAAGGACAGCAACTGTAACCATTAGGCCAAATACCACAGGAACATTAGGAACAACAAGCACTTCACAA GTAGTGCAAGGAACACCACTCCGCCCTGGTATGACAGTAATACGGACACCACTTCAGCAGTCAACCCTTGGAAAGACCATCATTCGAACACCTGTAGTGGTGCAACAAG GTCAGACACAGCAAGTGGTGACTCAAATAATCAGGGGTCAGCCTGTCTCAACAGCAGTTTCTAGTACCAGCACAGCTTCTTCCAGCGCTGGACAGAAGACCGTCACGAGTCCTGGCACACCACCTCAGCAAATACAGCCACAAACCACATCGCAGCCCCCTCGCCCTCAGCAGGGACAAGTGAAACTCACTATGGCCCAACTCACGCAGCTAACACAAGGACAG ggtggCAGTCAAGGATTAACTGTGGTAATTCAGGGACAAGGTCAAACTACTGGTCAGTTACAATTAATCCCTCAGGGTGTGACTGTAATACCTGGTCCAGGACAACAGCTTATGCAAGCAGCTATGCCAAATGGTACAattcagagatttcttttcaCCCCACTACCAGCAGCTGCTACTACAGCTAGCACAACTACAACAACAGTTTCTACTTCGACCTCGG CTACAGGGGAACAGAAGCAAGGTCTACAGGCACAGCCAACATCAGCGCTGCCACTGACTCAGCCGCAGTCTCAGAGTCAGCCGCAAGCCCAGCCTCAAGGGCAGAATCAGAGCACTCAGCCGGTGCCGCTGGCCCAGTCGCAGGCACCTCAGCCAGCACTTCAGCCTGAAACTCAGACCCAGCCTGAATCTCAGACTCCGGCATCTGTTGACTCTCCAGTCACTCCTGAAGCACAATCGTCTAAATCTCCAGTTCAGTCGCCAGCACAGACCCAGGCTCAAGGGCAATCTCCAGTGCAAGTCCAGAGTCAGCCGCAGACTGCAATCCTTCCACAAGGCCAGTCCCAAGTCCAGCCTCAGCAACCAGCTCAGGTGCAGACTACAACCCAACAACAGATTCAGATGCAGCCCCATGCTCCCATACAAATTCAAGCTCAGCTGCAGCAATCACAACCTCAGGTTCAGACTTCAGTCTCAACCCTTCCAACTACTCAAAGTTTAAATCAGGTTCCTGTGCAATCCCCAACTCGTCCTCAGCTGCAACTTCAGCAGCCTCCAACAAAAGTTATTACAGTGCCTCAGCTTCAGCAACAAGTCCAAGTTCTCTCTCAGCTTCAGTCACATGTTGTTGCTCAGATACAAGCCCAACAAGGCAGTGTGCCCCAGCAGATCAAGCTTCAGTTACCTATTCAGATCCAACAAACTAGCCCAGTACAGGCTCACCAGATTCAGAATGTGGTAACAGTTCAAGCAGCTAGTGTtcaggagcagctgcagagagttcagcagctcagggagcagcaacagaagaaaaagcagcaacagatAGAAATTAAACGTGAGCACGCCCTTCAGGCTTCTAATCAAAGTGACATTATCCAGAAACAG GTGGTTATGAAACAGAATGCTGTCATAGAACACTTGAAACAGAAGAAGACACTGACTCCAGCTGAGAGGGAAGAAAATCAGAG AATGATTGTGTGCAACCAAGTGATGAAATATATTCTGGATAAGatagacaaagaagaaaaacaggcagcTAAGAAACGAAAGCGAGAAGAGAGCGTAGAACAGAAGCGTAGTAAACAGAATGCTACTAAgctctcagctctgcttttcaAGCATAAAGAACAGCTGAAAgctgaaatattgaaaaaaagagCACTTCTGGACAAAGATCTACAAATTGAAGTGCAG GAGGAGCTAAAGAAAGACTTGactaaaattaagaaagaaaaagaaaaagcccaggcagctgccgctgcagcagcagccgcagctgCTGCAGCCGCAGCTGCAGCCGctgcaccaccaccaccgccaccaccactgccaccaccaccaccacagcagcATGCAGCCAGcgtcacctcctcctcctccaccacagTCCCAATGCCAGTATCCTCCCAGAAGAGAAAGCGAGATGAAGAGAAAGATTCGTCAGCTTCCAagtccaagaaaaagaaaatgatttcTACTACctcaaaggaaacaaagaagGACACAAAGCTTTACTGCATCTGTAAAACGCCTTACGACGAGTCTAA GTTCTATATTGGCTGTGATCTTTGTACTAACTGGTATCATGGAGAATGTGTTGGCATCACAGAAAAGGAGGCTAAGAAAATGGATGTGTACATCTGTAATGATTGTAAACGGGCACAAGAGGGCAGCAGTGAGGAATTGTACTGTATCTGCAGAACACCTTATGATGAGTCACA ATTTTACATTGGCTGCGACCGATGTCAGAACTGGTATCATGGGCGCTGTGTTGGCATTTTACAAAGTGAGGCAGATCTCATTGATGAATATGTGTGTCCACAATGTCAGTCCACAGAGGATGCCATGACTGTACTCAGTCCACTCACTGATAAAGATTATGAAGGTTTAAGAAGAGTACTACGTTCTTTACAG GCTCACAAGATGGCATGGCCATTCCTAGAACCAGTAGACCCCAATGATGCACCAGATTATTATGGTGTTATTAAAGAACCAATGG ACCTTGCCACCATGGAAGAAAGAATACTGAAACGTTACTACAAAAAGGTCACGGAGTTTGTGGCGGATATGACCAAAATTTTTGATAACTGTCGTTATTACAATCCAAGTGACTCCCCTTTTTACCAATGTGCAGAAGTTCTTGAATCATTCTTTGTACAGAAACTAAAAGGATTTAAGGCAAGCAG GTCCCATAACAACAAACTGCAGTCTACAGCTTCTTAG